A window of Oncorhynchus keta strain PuntledgeMale-10-30-2019 chromosome 27, Oket_V2, whole genome shotgun sequence contains these coding sequences:
- the LOC118359605 gene encoding 60S ribosomal protein L32, whose amino-acid sequence MAALRPLTKPKIVKKRVKKFIRHQSDRYVKITKSWRKPRGIDNRVRRRFKGQMLMPNIGYGSNKKTKHMLPSGFRKFLVHNIKELEVLMMSNKTHAAEIAHNVSSKNRKLIVERAAQLAIKITNPNARLRSEENE is encoded by the exons ATGGCAGCCCTCAGACCTCTTACCAAACCGAAGATTGTCAAGAAGAGGGTTAAGAAATTCATTCGCCATCAGTCTGACAGATATGTCAAGATCACG AAAAGCTGGCGTAAGCCCAGGGGTATTGACAACAGGGTGCGCAGGCGGTTTAAGGGTCAGATGCTGATGCCAAACATTGGTTATGGTAGCAACAAGAAGACCAAGCACATGCTACCCTCTGGCTTCAGGAAGTTCCTGGTACACAACATCAAAGAGCTCGAGGTCCTCATGATGAGCAACAA GACCCACGCTGCTGAGATCGCCCACAACGTGTCTTCCAAGAACAGGAAGCTGATTGTGGagagggcagcacagctggccatCAAGATCACCAACCCCAATGCCAGACTCCGCAGCGAGGAGAACGAGTGA